One stretch of Nesterenkonia halotolerans DNA includes these proteins:
- the resB gene encoding cytochrome c biogenesis protein ResB: MAEKRENTYLPDGHRDAPEATSSTGAPAGSSRAEVTPPALGVKGMLRWAWTQLTSMRTALMLLLLLAVAAVPGSLFPQRVQDPFSVDAWIEDNPGVGEVLDFLQFFDVYSSVWFSAIYLLLFISLIGCILPRTKKHWQLMTSPPPRTPRRLERLPEFGALELQSAAAGDAEDGPNAQQALQDAAGILKARRYRVEIREASAAEGADTTGAGGSTGSAGSVGAERGYLKESGNLVFHVALVGVLICVAAGSMFSYRGQKILVEDEGFVNALVAYDSFHPGAYFSEDQLQPFSVQLDDFERVFDRESATSFGQPLDFTADVTTQLGPDGEPQSEELKVNQPLTLDDARVFLVGNGYAPEITVRDGEGDVAFSGPVVTRPDDEVYTSMAVIKAPDAQPEQLGFVGLLLPTAQDTGEGLAVSVDPELGNPQLQLNSYYGDLGLDAGNPQNVYVLDTEGLEVLNSRDEEAGGIVLSEGETYELPEGMGSISFDGVRDYVAIDVHYNPAQQGVLFFALTALTGLILSLFLRRRRAWVTVETTPAGRTLVRYGLLARGEDFRLRDENIALRAQFEKKWPVRAPEEDS, encoded by the coding sequence ATGGCCGAAAAACGCGAAAACACCTATCTGCCCGACGGGCACCGCGACGCCCCCGAGGCGACGAGCTCCACGGGTGCACCTGCGGGGTCCTCGCGTGCCGAGGTGACCCCGCCGGCGCTTGGCGTCAAGGGCATGCTCCGCTGGGCCTGGACCCAGCTGACCTCCATGCGCACAGCCCTGATGCTGCTGCTGCTGCTCGCAGTGGCCGCCGTGCCCGGTTCGCTCTTCCCGCAGCGGGTCCAGGACCCCTTCTCTGTGGACGCCTGGATCGAGGACAACCCCGGGGTCGGGGAGGTCCTGGACTTCCTGCAGTTCTTCGATGTCTATTCCTCGGTCTGGTTCTCCGCGATCTACCTGCTGCTGTTCATCTCGCTGATCGGCTGCATCCTGCCGCGCACGAAGAAGCACTGGCAGCTGATGACCTCACCGCCGCCGCGCACCCCGCGCAGGCTGGAGCGGCTCCCGGAGTTCGGCGCGCTGGAGCTGCAGTCGGCTGCCGCCGGCGACGCGGAGGACGGGCCGAACGCGCAGCAGGCCCTGCAGGACGCGGCCGGGATCCTCAAGGCACGGCGCTACCGGGTGGAGATCCGCGAAGCGTCGGCGGCCGAAGGTGCCGACACGACCGGCGCTGGAGGTTCGACCGGCTCGGCGGGTTCCGTGGGAGCCGAGCGCGGCTACCTCAAGGAATCGGGAAACCTGGTCTTCCACGTGGCGCTGGTCGGCGTGCTGATCTGTGTGGCCGCGGGCTCCATGTTCAGCTACCGGGGGCAGAAGATCCTGGTGGAGGACGAGGGCTTCGTCAATGCGCTGGTCGCCTATGACAGCTTCCACCCGGGCGCCTACTTCAGTGAGGACCAGCTCCAGCCGTTCTCGGTCCAGCTCGACGACTTCGAGCGGGTCTTTGACCGGGAGTCCGCCACCAGCTTCGGTCAGCCCCTCGATTTCACCGCAGATGTCACCACACAGCTCGGTCCGGACGGGGAGCCGCAGTCCGAGGAGCTGAAGGTGAACCAGCCGCTGACCCTCGACGATGCCCGGGTGTTCCTGGTGGGCAATGGGTACGCCCCGGAGATCACCGTGCGAGACGGAGAGGGCGACGTCGCCTTCTCCGGACCCGTGGTCACCCGTCCGGATGACGAGGTCTACACCTCCATGGCAGTGATCAAGGCCCCGGACGCCCAGCCCGAACAGCTCGGCTTCGTCGGACTGCTGCTGCCCACCGCCCAGGACACCGGTGAGGGGCTTGCAGTCTCGGTCGATCCCGAACTGGGCAACCCCCAGTTGCAGCTGAACTCCTACTACGGGGACCTCGGCCTGGACGCGGGCAACCCGCAGAACGTCTACGTCCTGGACACCGAAGGGCTCGAGGTGCTCAACTCTCGCGACGAGGAAGCCGGCGGCATCGTGCTCTCAGAAGGGGAGACCTACGAACTCCCCGAGGGGATGGGGTCGATCAGCTTCGACGGAGTCCGGGACTATGTCGCCATCGACGTCCACTACAACCCGGCGCAGCAGGGAGTCCTGTTCTTCGCGCTGACCGCTCTCACCGGCCTCATCCTTTCGCTGTTCCTGCGCCGTCGGCGCGCCTGGGTGACCGTGGAGACGACCCCGGCAGGCCGCACCCTGGTGCGCTACGGCCTGCTTGCCCGCGGCGAGGACTTCCGGCTGCGGGATGAGAACATTGCCCTACGTGCCCAGTTCGAGAAGAAGTGGCCAGTGCGGGCCCCAGAGGAGGATTCCTGA